A stretch of the Gossypium hirsutum isolate 1008001.06 chromosome D07, Gossypium_hirsutum_v2.1, whole genome shotgun sequence genome encodes the following:
- the LOC107954264 gene encoding proline-rich protein 3, producing the protein MTLSRLSLAFSLLVLSLLVIASAGDYADASAKYGFDGIPADSPQAKPDEAEKPHYGTKPDYYKPQPVYNDKSEENEKPAGYYAKPYVVKPKPEGEEKPHYKPKPEEKENSGYNRNSHVVKPKPEEENHYYGSKPDNYKQTKPSEKPEYERKPYVVKPEPKGEEKSYDGTKPEEMNNRLSIAVQGLVLCKTGSKYYPIQGASATITCKAVDEVGAERTVSICSKATDAKGYFFATLSDKGRDKLKLKECKAYLKSSPLESCNVPTNVNKAIEGALLSAFRVLKEKKAKLYSVGPFFYTSQSKPAVSPQYGY; encoded by the exons ATGACTCTCTCACGTCTCTCCTTGGCGTTCTCCTTACTTGTACTGTCATTGCTCGTTATTGCTTCGGCTGGCGATTATGCTGATGCTTCAGCTAAATATGGTTTCGACGGAATACCGGCAGACAGCCCTCAGGCAAAGCCAGATGAAGCAGAAAAGCCTCATTATGGCACCAAACCAGACTACTACAAGCCCCAGCCTGTATACAATGACAAGTCTGAGGAAAATGAAAAGCCTGCAGGTTACTACGCAAAACCATACGTTGTTAAACCAAAGCCAGAAGGAGAAGAGAAGCCTCATTACAAGCCTAAAcctgaagaaaaagaaaattcggGTTACAACAGAAACTCGCACGTTGTTAAACCAAAACCAGAAGAAGAAAATCATTATTATGGCAGTAAACCAGACAACTACAAGCAAACAAAGCCAAGTGAAAAACCCGAATATGAAAGAAAACCATACGTCGTTAAACCAGAGCCAAAAGGTGAAGAAAAGTCTTACGATGGCACGAAACCAGAAGAAATGAATAATCGTCTCTCCATTGCTGTTCAAGGGCTTGTTTTATGTAAAACAGGTTCCAAGTATTACCCAATTCAAG GGGCTTCTGCAACGATAACATGTAAAGCTGTTGATGAGGTAGGGGCCGAGAGAACTGTCTCCATTTGCAGCAAAGCAACTGATGCAAAAGGTTACTTCTTTGCTACATTGTCCGACAAAGGTCGCGACAAATTGAAGCTTAAAGAGTGCAAGGCGTACCTTAAAAGCTCTCCATTGGAGTCCTGCAATGTTCCCACTAATGTCAACAAAGCCATTGAGGGTGCTCTTCTTTCTGCTTTCCGTGttctaaaggagaagaaggcaaAATTGTATTCTGTGGGACCTTTCTTCTACACCTCCCAATCTAAACCAGCGGTATCCCCTCAATATGGTTACTAA